Proteins from a single region of Halalkalibaculum roseum:
- a CDS encoding sulfotransferase family protein, with translation MYNRRHPIHNLTIQLRKNRAFSKENLPKIALFYFKLLLQEPLRILEEVNYAHAIDDHRFVKDPIFIIGHWRSGTSFLQYLLGQDDQFGYINKFQVVFPDIFLYSESFLKPFISKIPETFNLTQDAQDMSIDLDLDSPSEIEIALSTMISPASLHWGHIFPQKARRYFDKFLFLENTGESELNRLKRDYNHLIKKISLDNEGKQLIIKSPGNAARIPFLLDLYPNAKFIFIHRNPYDTFYSSKKLWHTLLDNLALQPMSKKQMEDEIIRTYQKLMTSYLQQRELLPEGQLVELRFNQFIGDPVNKLAKVYEALTLDGYQSAEGKFNQFLEQKTKGKSSSYRYEDRILDRINSKWDFAFREWGYDKIGCVN, from the coding sequence ATGTACAACCGAAGGCACCCTATTCATAACCTGACAATACAACTCAGGAAGAACCGGGCATTTTCAAAAGAAAATCTTCCTAAAATTGCCCTCTTTTACTTTAAACTACTGCTGCAGGAGCCGTTGCGAATTCTGGAGGAGGTTAATTATGCCCATGCCATTGATGACCACCGCTTTGTAAAAGATCCGATATTTATTATCGGCCACTGGCGCAGCGGGACCAGTTTTTTGCAATACCTACTGGGCCAAGATGATCAGTTTGGATATATAAATAAATTTCAGGTCGTATTTCCTGACATTTTTCTTTATTCGGAATCTTTTTTAAAACCATTTATCAGCAAAATCCCCGAGACATTCAATCTCACACAGGATGCCCAAGATATGTCTATAGACTTGGATTTGGATAGCCCGAGTGAGATTGAAATTGCATTGAGTACAATGATCTCTCCTGCAAGCTTGCATTGGGGACATATCTTCCCTCAAAAAGCCCGGCGATATTTTGACAAATTTTTGTTCTTGGAAAATACCGGTGAATCGGAATTAAATAGGTTGAAGCGGGACTACAATCATCTGATAAAAAAGATTTCCCTGGATAATGAAGGAAAACAGCTCATCATAAAGAGTCCCGGCAATGCAGCACGCATCCCTTTTTTGCTGGACCTATATCCAAATGCCAAATTTATTTTTATTCACCGGAATCCCTACGACACCTTTTACTCCAGCAAAAAGCTATGGCATACCCTGCTGGATAATCTGGCCCTTCAGCCAATGAGCAAGAAACAAATGGAGGATGAGATTATCAGAACCTACCAAAAACTCATGACCTCATACCTGCAACAGCGTGAACTGTTACCGGAAGGTCAACTGGTAGAATTGCGCTTTAACCAATTCATTGGCGATCCCGTAAATAAGCTTGCCAAGGTATACGAGGCTCTGACCCTTGATGGTTATCAATCGGCAGAGGGTAAATTTAATCAGTTTCTGGAACAAAAAACCAAAGGCAAATCCAGCAGTTACCGGTATGAAGATAGAATTCTGGATCGTATCAATTCAAAGTGGGATTTTGCTTTTAGGGAGTGGGGATATGACAAGATTGGCTGCGTTAACTAA
- a CDS encoding sterol desaturase family protein: protein MHREIKNEGQGAIFENSFLEPLTKSPPYISATIYTITVIALLVIGYQMEVVDSFWTGASIYLGAIFFWTFFEYFAHRYLFHIDEYFPKSDFAQKLAYTFHGIHHEYPRDKERIIMPPVPGLMIVGLLYLFFLLVLGDYAYLFMPGFVTGYLLYTRIHYKTHTTPVPSYLKSQYRHHSLHHYKYPEKAFGISTTLWDRIFGTMPPEES, encoded by the coding sequence ATGCACAGAGAAATAAAGAATGAGGGACAAGGTGCGATTTTTGAGAACTCATTTCTGGAACCTTTAACAAAATCGCCACCTTATATTTCAGCTACGATTTACACGATTACCGTGATAGCATTACTGGTTATAGGCTATCAAATGGAGGTAGTTGACAGTTTTTGGACAGGAGCCTCCATTTATTTAGGAGCCATATTTTTCTGGACCTTTTTTGAATACTTTGCTCACCGGTATCTGTTTCACATTGATGAATATTTCCCTAAATCTGATTTTGCTCAAAAGCTGGCCTACACTTTCCATGGCATTCATCATGAATATCCCAGGGACAAAGAGCGAATCATTATGCCTCCGGTTCCCGGTCTCATGATTGTAGGACTACTCTACCTGTTTTTCTTACTGGTACTCGGTGATTACGCGTATCTGTTCATGCCGGGATTTGTAACAGGGTATTTATTATACACCCGCATCCACTATAAAACACACACAACACCCGTTCCCTCCTATTTGAAATCACAATATCGCCATCACTCTCTGCACCACTATAAATACCCGGAAAAAGCTTTCGGTATCTCTACCACTCTTTGGGATAGAATTTTCGGTACAATGCCTCCCGAAGAAAGTTAA
- a CDS encoding inositol monophosphatase family protein: protein MDFDINKMHDAAIAIARKGGDHTLKYFGESIEVERKSDDSPVTKADRQAEEIMREEIQRLFPDHGIVGEEYGTDNEESTVQWILDPIDGTKSFIHGVPLYTTLVGVQVENEPVIGVIYAPALEEICEATKNLGARLNGEPCKVRSCAKLSEATFLSTDATTSAEQGFAAPFQELLKRTWINRTWGDAYGHMLVATGRADLMFDPILNIWDAAPLLPILKEAGGVFCDVTGVETIEAGNGLSCGKDLLPEVLEVLK from the coding sequence ATGGATTTCGATATTAATAAGATGCACGATGCCGCTATAGCGATAGCCAGAAAGGGCGGTGATCATACGCTAAAATATTTTGGAGAGTCCATAGAGGTGGAGCGGAAAAGTGACGATTCTCCGGTAACCAAAGCGGATCGGCAAGCTGAAGAAATCATGCGAGAAGAGATCCAGCGACTGTTTCCGGATCACGGCATAGTGGGCGAAGAATATGGGACTGATAATGAGGAAAGCACGGTGCAGTGGATTCTGGATCCTATTGACGGAACAAAATCATTTATACACGGAGTGCCTCTTTACACGACACTGGTTGGGGTTCAGGTTGAGAACGAACCTGTGATTGGAGTGATATACGCACCCGCTTTGGAAGAGATCTGTGAGGCAACCAAAAACTTAGGAGCTCGGTTGAACGGCGAACCATGTAAGGTAAGATCTTGTGCCAAGCTTTCTGAGGCCACTTTTCTGTCAACCGATGCCACAACATCGGCAGAACAAGGTTTTGCAGCACCCTTCCAGGAACTCCTTAAGAGGACGTGGATAAATAGAACATGGGGAGATGCTTACGGTCATATGCTGGTCGCTACCGGTCGTGCCGATTTGATGTTCGATCCCATTCTTAATATTTGGGATGCTGCTCCTTTGTTGCCGATTTTGAAAGAAGCCGGAGGTGTCTTTTGTGATGTTACAGGAGTGGAAACTATAGAGGCCGGAAACGGACTTTCTTGCGGCAAGGATCTTTTGCCGGAGGTTCTTGAGGTATTAAAATAA
- a CDS encoding MFS transporter translates to MSEISSTEKKWALAATIIGSGMAFINGSVVNVALPAIQSSLDATVADMQWVVSIYTFILGTLILTGGSAGDYYGRKRVFGLGVFVFLLSTVWCGLAPDVIQLIIARGGQAIGGAMMIPGSLAIITDLYEKEQRGKAIGTWSGFTALATATGPLMGGILVDQFSWRFIFLISVPMAIAALAILYFRVPESKVKANEGQPDWKGALLATLGLGLICYGLIEASEFGIYNPVVLITGGLGIIIFCAFIWLEKNIENPMVRLGMFRSMSFSGANLVTLFFYFSLAGVFFLLPFNLIQVQGYSATAAGAAFIPFPLLVGGLSRWSGGMIVRFGARPMLMAGPIITSLGFLLLGLYGTGSNYWFCFFPGISLMGLGVAVSFAPMNTTVMSSVDKSDAGSASGVNKAVARLSGMLSVALLGALAITLFGNELSVTMQQNDVPQTIQQQLMQEKANLATASVPDHVPSEMKNTLQNTIKQSFLISFQTVMFISAGLVLMGAVCAGLMVSYKPESADLIRQNRAV, encoded by the coding sequence ATGTCAGAAATCAGCAGTACCGAAAAAAAATGGGCGTTGGCGGCTACGATCATTGGCTCAGGAATGGCTTTTATTAATGGATCCGTAGTCAATGTAGCTCTACCCGCTATTCAATCATCTCTCGATGCCACTGTTGCCGACATGCAATGGGTGGTAAGTATATACACCTTTATTCTCGGAACGTTGATACTAACCGGGGGATCAGCCGGTGACTACTACGGAAGAAAGAGGGTATTCGGACTGGGCGTTTTTGTATTTTTGCTCTCAACGGTTTGGTGCGGGTTGGCTCCGGATGTGATTCAGCTTATCATAGCCAGGGGAGGACAGGCCATAGGAGGCGCCATGATGATCCCCGGCAGCCTAGCTATCATTACGGATCTTTATGAAAAAGAACAGCGGGGAAAAGCTATAGGCACGTGGTCGGGCTTCACAGCACTTGCAACGGCTACCGGACCTCTAATGGGAGGGATATTGGTTGATCAGTTTTCTTGGAGATTTATTTTTCTTATCAGTGTACCCATGGCAATTGCTGCTCTCGCCATACTCTATTTCCGGGTACCTGAGAGCAAAGTCAAAGCAAATGAAGGGCAACCCGACTGGAAAGGAGCGTTGCTGGCTACGTTGGGTCTGGGACTGATTTGCTACGGTTTGATCGAGGCATCAGAATTTGGAATATACAACCCGGTGGTGCTCATAACCGGTGGGTTAGGGATTATAATCTTCTGTGCTTTTATATGGCTGGAGAAGAATATTGAGAATCCTATGGTTAGGCTCGGCATGTTCCGATCCATGAGTTTCAGCGGTGCAAATCTGGTGACCCTGTTTTTTTATTTTTCCCTGGCAGGAGTGTTCTTTCTGCTTCCTTTTAACCTTATTCAGGTTCAGGGATACTCTGCTACAGCGGCAGGAGCAGCCTTTATCCCGTTTCCACTACTGGTGGGGGGACTCTCACGCTGGTCGGGTGGAATGATAGTTCGCTTTGGCGCGCGGCCAATGTTAATGGCCGGCCCCATTATTACCAGTCTTGGTTTTCTGCTTTTGGGACTTTACGGTACCGGTAGTAATTATTGGTTCTGTTTTTTCCCGGGAATCTCCCTAATGGGACTGGGAGTTGCTGTGAGTTTTGCACCAATGAATACCACTGTAATGAGTTCGGTAGATAAAAGCGATGCCGGATCGGCATCGGGAGTTAACAAAGCAGTTGCAAGACTTTCAGGCATGCTTTCAGTGGCACTTTTGGGTGCACTTGCCATAACTCTGTTTGGCAATGAACTGTCGGTCACGATGCAGCAGAACGATGTTCCTCAGACTATTCAACAACAACTAATGCAGGAAAAAGCGAATTTAGCAACAGCCAGTGTGCCGGATCATGTACCATCTGAAATGAAAAACACCCTGCAGAATACTATCAAGCAGTCATTTTTGATTAGTTTTCAAACAGTGATGTTTATTTCGGCGGGCCTTGTGCTAATGGGTGCTGTATGCGCCGGGTTGATGGTGAGTTACAAACCGGAAAGCGCAGATTTAATAAGGCAAAATAGGGCGGTATAA
- a CDS encoding 1-acyl-sn-glycerol-3-phosphate acyltransferase, with translation MNVTIRDWTFTHFWVRPVVKVWFDFYHKSVTYSGKEHLNWEKPIIFAASHQSAFTDALCLILPARYVNDRFIYPLVRADAFGNNKFIDWVLTSFHMMPVYRPKDKVDIKKRNQSVFKDCHYILSKNRNLLIHPEGNCFPIKKVRRFKKGLARIAFGAETVNDFDLDILIVPVGINYRKSTEARGGIHVRYGEPVSLADYEESYRQHEAAAFAELTSEVEQRVKEITVDIQLDGRYDLIEDTIRLTKNMTHNFTSHQKYSLDELKFEKEIVSKLEAVLKRGDETSEQLVQTIEQIREFLEEKKLDSSCSLAAIFSSLKLLVGGLGFVVMLPFFLYGWVNNIIPWNLIHKMADRIDDTQFINSARMAMGLLAFPVIYILQSLLVQAFSGSLFWTLGYFMSLPLSGIISLKLHEKWKEWRQQLKLKFMSVDNKNRFEELKRRLFSSLGIS, from the coding sequence ATGAATGTCACAATAAGAGACTGGACATTCACTCACTTTTGGGTGCGGCCGGTAGTCAAGGTGTGGTTCGACTTTTATCATAAGTCAGTAACCTACTCAGGCAAAGAACATCTTAACTGGGAAAAGCCAATCATCTTTGCCGCATCTCACCAAAGTGCTTTTACTGATGCGCTTTGCCTTATTTTACCTGCCCGATATGTAAATGACCGGTTTATCTACCCATTAGTTCGGGCCGATGCTTTTGGCAACAATAAATTCATCGATTGGGTATTGACTTCGTTTCATATGATGCCCGTATATCGTCCAAAAGACAAGGTTGATATCAAAAAACGGAATCAGTCTGTATTTAAAGATTGCCACTACATTTTGTCAAAAAACAGAAACTTGCTGATTCATCCCGAGGGTAATTGTTTTCCGATAAAAAAGGTTAGGCGGTTTAAAAAAGGACTGGCACGTATCGCATTCGGTGCCGAGACGGTAAATGACTTTGATCTGGATATTTTGATTGTACCGGTGGGAATTAATTATCGAAAGAGTACCGAAGCCAGGGGCGGCATACACGTTCGATACGGGGAACCGGTTTCACTGGCAGATTATGAAGAGTCCTATCGGCAGCATGAAGCCGCAGCTTTTGCTGAACTCACCTCCGAGGTAGAGCAGCGGGTAAAGGAAATTACCGTGGATATTCAGCTGGATGGGCGGTATGATTTAATCGAGGATACCATTCGGCTGACAAAAAATATGACTCACAATTTTACCTCTCATCAGAAATATAGTCTCGATGAATTGAAATTTGAGAAAGAAATAGTTTCAAAGTTAGAGGCTGTGCTAAAAAGAGGCGATGAGACATCTGAACAACTGGTACAAACTATTGAGCAAATTCGTGAATTTCTTGAGGAGAAGAAGCTCGACAGCAGTTGCTCGTTAGCAGCAATCTTCTCATCCCTAAAATTGCTAGTTGGAGGTCTCGGTTTTGTAGTTATGCTTCCGTTCTTTCTGTATGGCTGGGTTAACAATATTATCCCTTGGAACCTGATCCACAAAATGGCGGACAGGATAGATGACACCCAGTTTATCAATTCAGCCCGGATGGCTATGGGACTGCTTGCCTTTCCAGTCATTTATATCCTGCAGAGTTTATTGGTCCAGGCTTTTTCAGGAAGTCTATTTTGGACCTTAGGCTATTTTATGTCCCTACCCTTATCAGGTATAATCAGCTTGAAGCTACATGAAAAATGGAAAGAGTGGAGGCAACAGCTTAAGCTGAAGTTTATGTCAGTTGACAACAAAAACAGATTTGAAGAGCTGAAGCGCAGACTATTCTCCAGCCTGGGAATAAGCTGA
- a CDS encoding VOC family protein — protein sequence MEKIISGIQQIGIGTPNEKKAFEWYRKHLGMDICVFQDSAEASLMSGYTGDKVQSRSATLAMNLQGGGGLEVWQYTSRNTEPPSFNVQLGDLGVYGTRIKCKNLKQTYEFLKSRDVRIVNGIEKDPSGSPHFFVKDPHGLVIQMVTGNSWFSNGSHHSGGIAGCMIGVSDIDRSMELYHDILEYDEIEYDVTGVFDDLKGLDGSDQKIRRVLLSHSQPRKGSFSQLLGPSKIELIQTFDREPRRIFGDRYWGDLGYIHLCFDVKGMDQLKKECNAKGFKFTVDSKNSFDMGEAAGRFSYIEDPDGTLIEFVETHKIPIWENVGWYLDVKNKPPEKPIPKWMLQFLRLSRVK from the coding sequence ATGGAAAAAATCATCAGTGGTATACAGCAAATAGGTATTGGTACTCCAAATGAAAAAAAAGCCTTTGAGTGGTATAGAAAACACTTGGGAATGGATATCTGTGTCTTCCAGGATTCGGCGGAAGCTTCATTGATGTCGGGGTATACCGGGGATAAAGTACAAAGCCGTTCAGCCACCCTGGCAATGAATTTACAAGGCGGAGGCGGACTTGAAGTGTGGCAATATACGAGCAGAAATACCGAACCTCCCTCCTTCAATGTTCAGCTTGGAGATTTAGGCGTCTATGGAACCCGTATTAAATGCAAAAATCTGAAGCAGACCTATGAATTTTTAAAATCCCGGGATGTGAGGATTGTAAACGGAATTGAAAAGGATCCTTCCGGTTCGCCTCATTTTTTTGTTAAGGATCCCCACGGTTTGGTAATTCAAATGGTGACCGGTAATTCCTGGTTCTCCAACGGCAGTCACCACTCGGGTGGTATAGCAGGCTGTATGATTGGCGTATCTGATATCGATCGATCGATGGAGCTCTATCATGATATTCTCGAATATGATGAGATTGAATACGATGTCACCGGCGTTTTCGATGATTTGAAAGGATTGGATGGCAGTGATCAAAAAATCAGACGTGTGCTCCTAAGCCATAGCCAACCGCGCAAAGGCTCGTTCAGCCAATTGTTAGGCCCCAGCAAGATTGAACTTATTCAGACTTTTGACAGGGAACCGCGCAGAATTTTCGGCGACCGCTATTGGGGGGACCTAGGCTATATCCACCTCTGTTTTGATGTCAAAGGCATGGACCAGCTGAAGAAGGAGTGCAACGCAAAAGGTTTCAAATTTACCGTTGACAGTAAGAATTCCTTCGATATGGGGGAAGCAGCAGGTAGATTCAGTTATATCGAGGATCCCGACGGCACCCTGATCGAATTTGTTGAAACTCACAAAATTCCCATTTGGGAAAATGTTGGCTGGTACCTGGATGTAAAGAATAAGCCACCTGAGAAACCCATCCCCAAATGGATGCTTCAGTTTCTGAGATTGAGCAGGGTTAAATAA
- a CDS encoding aldo/keto reductase, whose protein sequence is MEYRRLGNTGLKVSEICLGTMTFGSTFYNIGEVNQTLANKIVKKSWEAGVNFFDTADVYSWGESEKILGKALKDLEIPREQAVIATKVRGAMSEEAAEGTGDVNNVGLSRKHIMESVEASLDRLGTDYIDLYQIHGVDNETPIEETLAALNDLVRQGKVHYIGCSNLSVRQLSKSIELSRANGWASFSSLQAYYSVAGRDLEYELLPLCREEGLGVLPWSPLAGGFLTGKYRRDKEAPEGSRRKDFDFPPIDKEMAYDVVEVMDEIAEAKGTSIPQVALSWLLHKKGVTSVIIGAKKMSQLEDNLGAAEVELSDEEFAKIAEVTKPKEIYPQWMVKRMNGEEDFA, encoded by the coding sequence ATGGAATACCGAAGATTAGGCAATACCGGACTGAAAGTTTCAGAGATATGCCTGGGTACGATGACCTTTGGGTCGACCTTCTATAACATAGGTGAGGTAAATCAGACCTTGGCCAACAAGATTGTAAAGAAATCCTGGGAAGCAGGCGTCAACTTTTTTGATACGGCAGATGTATACTCCTGGGGAGAATCGGAAAAGATTTTGGGTAAAGCTTTAAAAGATCTGGAAATACCACGCGAACAGGCTGTGATTGCTACCAAGGTTCGCGGAGCCATGAGCGAAGAAGCGGCTGAAGGAACAGGCGACGTCAATAATGTAGGCTTATCCCGCAAACACATCATGGAATCTGTTGAAGCCAGTCTAGATCGCCTTGGCACAGATTATATCGATCTGTATCAGATTCATGGGGTGGATAACGAAACCCCCATTGAAGAGACGCTGGCAGCTCTGAATGATCTGGTTCGTCAGGGTAAGGTCCACTATATCGGATGTTCCAATCTAAGTGTGCGTCAACTCTCCAAATCCATAGAACTTTCCAGGGCTAATGGCTGGGCAAGCTTTTCGTCTCTTCAGGCTTATTACTCGGTAGCGGGACGTGATCTGGAATATGAGTTGCTTCCATTGTGCAGGGAAGAGGGACTGGGAGTCTTGCCTTGGTCACCGCTTGCGGGCGGCTTCCTAACAGGTAAATACCGTCGCGATAAAGAAGCACCGGAAGGATCACGGCGAAAGGATTTTGATTTCCCGCCTATCGATAAAGAGATGGCTTATGACGTGGTGGAGGTAATGGACGAAATAGCTGAAGCCAAAGGAACCAGTATTCCCCAGGTAGCGCTATCATGGTTGTTGCATAAAAAGGGGGTAACCTCTGTCATCATCGGGGCAAAGAAAATGTCTCAGCTGGAAGACAATCTGGGCGCTGCCGAGGTTGAGCTATCCGATGAAGAGTTTGCAAAGATTGCAGAAGTCACCAAGCCAAAGGAGATCTATCCGCAGTGGATGGTCAAGCGAATGAATGGTGAAGAAGACTTCGCTTAG
- a CDS encoding Tex family protein — protein sequence MTESQIFKLIASELNLKSKQVISVAEFLDDGATVPFLARYRQEATGGLNEEEIRDVRDKLEFHRTLEDRKKTILKSIEEQDKLTPELEDKIRSCADLKTLEDLYLPYKPKRKTKGDMAKEKGLEPLADLIWKQQTIEGNPQNYARNFVDKEGDVPTPESAMEGALHIVAEWINESVEVRDTLRNIFEEHAVIRTEKNPAVKERTNFEDYYDYSNKAKYLKPHQILAINRGERENILFVNVELWDEITLEQIDDVVIEDERSIFTPQLQDAVEDAYKRLLFPSLERELRNELTEKADEHAIETFATNLANLLMQPPLDDKIVMGIDPAFRTGCKIAVVDETGKYLEGTTVYPTPPQNKQEEAAKVINKLIDQYRVELIAIGNGTASRETEQFIAELIQNRKKSGDKKELNYMIVNEAGASVYSASKVAREEFPDLEAAQRGNISIARRVLDPLAELVKIDPKSIGVGLYQHDVNQNRLSQKLDDVVESCVNQVGVNLNTASAPLLSHISGLTKRVATNIIKRREEHGKFKKRDQIREIDGVGDFRFQQAAGFMRIPESSNPLDNTAIHPESYEAAEKLCNLFNINLEKLGTEREKIENVFEGIDKEVIAQQIGVGVPTLELIIENLQKPGRDPRENLQKPMLRQDIMKMEDLSIGQVLEGTVRNVVDFGAFIDIGVKQDGLLHISNMADRRVEDPHEILSVGDILTLKIVSLDLERGRIGLSLED from the coding sequence ATGACCGAATCACAGATCTTCAAACTCATTGCCTCAGAATTAAATCTCAAATCCAAACAGGTAATCAGTGTTGCAGAGTTTCTTGACGATGGTGCCACAGTACCATTTTTAGCAAGATATCGGCAGGAAGCAACCGGCGGACTGAATGAGGAAGAGATTCGTGATGTACGTGACAAACTCGAATTTCATCGTACGCTCGAAGATCGAAAGAAAACCATTCTTAAATCAATTGAAGAGCAGGACAAGTTAACCCCGGAACTTGAGGATAAAATACGTTCCTGTGCTGATCTCAAAACACTTGAGGACCTCTATCTGCCCTACAAGCCCAAACGGAAAACCAAGGGTGACATGGCAAAAGAAAAAGGACTTGAACCGCTGGCTGATTTGATTTGGAAGCAACAGACCATTGAGGGTAATCCACAAAATTATGCCCGAAATTTCGTTGATAAGGAAGGGGATGTGCCTACGCCGGAGAGCGCCATGGAAGGGGCCCTGCACATAGTAGCAGAATGGATTAACGAGTCTGTTGAGGTCAGGGACACATTAAGGAATATTTTTGAGGAGCATGCAGTAATAAGGACCGAAAAAAATCCCGCCGTTAAGGAGCGAACCAATTTTGAAGACTATTACGATTACAGCAACAAAGCAAAATATCTGAAACCGCACCAGATACTGGCCATCAATCGAGGCGAACGGGAAAATATTCTTTTCGTAAATGTGGAACTTTGGGATGAAATAACTCTTGAGCAGATAGATGACGTTGTAATTGAAGATGAACGAAGTATCTTCACCCCGCAATTGCAGGATGCGGTAGAAGATGCTTACAAGCGATTGCTCTTCCCATCTCTTGAGCGAGAACTTCGTAATGAGCTTACTGAAAAAGCTGACGAACATGCCATCGAGACCTTCGCTACTAATCTGGCAAACTTACTCATGCAGCCTCCTCTCGACGACAAAATCGTAATGGGCATCGATCCCGCTTTCCGAACAGGCTGCAAGATTGCTGTAGTTGACGAAACTGGAAAGTATCTGGAGGGAACAACCGTCTATCCAACCCCTCCCCAGAACAAACAGGAAGAAGCCGCAAAAGTCATCAATAAACTGATCGACCAATACCGGGTAGAACTGATCGCCATTGGTAATGGTACAGCAAGCCGGGAGACCGAACAGTTTATTGCAGAACTGATACAGAACCGAAAGAAGTCAGGAGATAAAAAGGAACTGAATTATATGATCGTCAATGAAGCCGGTGCCTCGGTCTATTCGGCATCAAAAGTTGCCAGGGAAGAGTTTCCTGACCTGGAAGCCGCCCAGCGTGGCAATATCTCTATTGCGCGCCGGGTTTTGGATCCACTGGCCGAATTGGTGAAGATCGATCCCAAATCCATCGGAGTCGGACTCTACCAGCACGATGTTAATCAAAACCGACTGTCACAAAAACTGGATGATGTGGTAGAGAGCTGCGTTAACCAGGTGGGTGTAAACCTGAATACCGCAAGTGCTCCGCTTCTATCTCATATATCGGGGCTGACTAAAAGAGTAGCCACAAATATCATAAAGAGAAGGGAAGAGCATGGAAAATTCAAGAAACGTGATCAGATAAGAGAGATCGACGGTGTCGGTGATTTTCGGTTTCAACAGGCTGCCGGATTTATGCGCATACCGGAATCATCAAACCCACTGGATAATACTGCCATCCATCCCGAGAGTTACGAAGCCGCTGAAAAGTTATGCAATCTTTTTAATATCAATTTGGAAAAGCTTGGTACAGAACGTGAAAAAATTGAGAATGTTTTTGAGGGGATTGACAAAGAAGTGATAGCCCAGCAGATAGGCGTTGGGGTTCCGACTTTGGAATTGATCATTGAGAATCTACAGAAACCCGGCAGAGACCCAAGAGAAAATCTCCAGAAACCGATGCTTCGCCAGGACATCATGAAGATGGAAGATCTTAGTATCGGACAAGTTCTGGAAGGAACCGTTCGCAATGTTGTTGACTTCGGTGCCTTTATCGATATTGGAGTCAAACAAGACGGGCTGCTGCACATATCGAACATGGCAGATCGAAGAGTAGAAGACCCCCATGAAATTCTTTCGGTTGGTGATATTTTAACACTTAAAATCGTTTCACTGGATCTGGAAAGAGGACGGATAGGTCTTTCATTGGAAGACTAA
- a CDS encoding alcohol dehydrogenase, translating into MAKMNAMQVTEAGGDFKPVELDIPEPKNDEILIKVEACGICHSDAFVKEGTMPGIEYPRVPGHEVIGIIESVGEDVSKWEKGQRVGVGWHGGHCHECESCRKGDFINCENAKITGISFDGGYAEYMTAPETAVAGVPESLSSAEAAPLLCAGITTFNALRNSNLQPGDLVAVQGIGGLGHLGVQYAHKFGCEVAALSRGTDKKKLAEELGADHYIDTDATDASEELQKLGGAKVILATAPNSKAISSVVDGLSVDGTLMVVGAVAEPMEISPFQLIMGRKSVKGWPSGTAKDSEDTLDFSALTDITPKIETYPLEKANEAYERMINNEARFRVVLEVG; encoded by the coding sequence ATGGCAAAAATGAACGCGATGCAGGTAACCGAAGCAGGAGGCGATTTCAAACCTGTGGAGTTGGATATACCTGAACCCAAAAATGACGAAATTCTTATTAAAGTTGAAGCATGCGGAATCTGTCACAGTGATGCTTTTGTAAAAGAAGGAACCATGCCGGGTATTGAATACCCCCGCGTTCCCGGACACGAGGTAATCGGTATCATTGAATCTGTTGGAGAAGATGTTAGTAAATGGGAAAAAGGCCAACGTGTAGGTGTAGGCTGGCATGGAGGACATTGCCATGAGTGTGAATCCTGCCGAAAAGGTGACTTTATAAATTGTGAAAATGCCAAGATAACCGGAATTAGCTTTGACGGAGGTTATGCCGAATATATGACGGCACCGGAAACAGCAGTAGCCGGAGTACCCGAATCGCTTTCATCTGCAGAAGCTGCACCGCTGCTGTGTGCGGGCATTACCACGTTTAATGCTCTTCGAAACAGCAATCTTCAACCCGGTGACCTGGTAGCAGTTCAAGGTATCGGAGGACTAGGACACTTGGGAGTACAGTATGCTCATAAATTCGGGTGTGAAGTGGCTGCACTTTCCCGCGGAACAGATAAAAAGAAATTGGCTGAAGAACTAGGGGCTGATCACTATATCGATACGGATGCTACCGATGCTTCCGAAGAACTTCAGAAGCTCGGCGGTGCCAAAGTAATTTTGGCAACAGCCCCCAATAGTAAAGCTATATCATCCGTAGTGGATGGTTTGTCGGTCGACGGTACGCTGATGGTTGTTGGAGCAGTTGCAGAACCTATGGAAATCAGTCCTTTTCAACTCATTATGGGTAGAAAATCTGTCAAGGGCTGGCCAAGCGGTACTGCCAAAGACTCTGAGGACACACTTGACTTCAGTGCTCTTACAGATATCACTCCAAAAATTGAAACCTATCCTCTTGAAAAAGCTAACGAAGCGTACGAACGAATGATAAACAACGAAGCCAGATTTCGAGTCGTTTTAGAGGTGGGATAA